Proteins from a single region of Salinisphaera sp. T31B1:
- a CDS encoding histone deacetylase family protein: MKAYFDERQNDHVPQSYLTRGQMRAPQEIPARTPPLIAALKGLGVELSQPRDHGMAPISAVHDLGYLRFLESAHRRWMAIPDDWGNEVMSNIFVRSPNPLKGILAESARYQADGSCPIGEKTWAAAYQSAQVGLSAADDILSGERFAYGLCRPPGHHARRDGAGGFCYLNNAAIAAQALRGKFERVAILDPDMHHGQGIQEIFYERDDVLYISIHGDPTNFYPVVTGHADERGEGVGYGYNINLPMPHGSPEQTFFEKLDEAIAAIRLFDADVLVLTLGFDIYKDDPQAKVAVSSEGFARLGQAMDALGLPVCVIQEGGYDIDSLETNATQFFTGLLGA, from the coding sequence GTGAAAGCCTATTTCGACGAACGCCAGAACGACCATGTGCCCCAGAGCTATCTGACCCGCGGTCAGATGCGCGCGCCGCAGGAGATTCCGGCCCGCACGCCGCCACTGATCGCGGCTCTGAAAGGTCTCGGCGTCGAGCTTTCTCAACCGCGGGATCACGGCATGGCACCGATCTCCGCGGTCCATGACCTCGGTTATCTCCGCTTTTTGGAATCCGCACATCGTCGATGGATGGCGATTCCCGACGACTGGGGCAACGAGGTGATGTCGAACATCTTCGTGCGCTCGCCCAATCCGCTCAAGGGCATTCTCGCTGAATCGGCACGCTACCAGGCCGACGGCAGTTGCCCGATCGGCGAAAAGACCTGGGCGGCCGCTTACCAGTCCGCACAGGTCGGGCTGAGTGCTGCCGACGATATTCTGTCCGGCGAACGGTTCGCCTATGGGTTGTGCCGTCCGCCGGGCCATCACGCACGGCGCGACGGCGCCGGCGGCTTCTGCTATCTCAACAACGCTGCAATCGCTGCACAAGCGCTACGCGGCAAATTCGAGCGGGTCGCGATTCTGGATCCCGACATGCATCACGGTCAGGGGATCCAGGAGATCTTCTACGAGCGCGATGACGTACTGTATATCTCGATTCATGGTGATCCGACCAACTTCTACCCCGTCGTCACCGGCCATGCCGACGAACGGGGCGAAGGCGTGGGCTACGGCTACAACATCAACCTGCCCATGCCCCATGGTTCGCCCGAACAGACGTTCTTCGAGAAACTCGACGAGGCGATTGCCGCCATACGACTCTTCGATGCCGATGTGCTCGTGCTGACCCTCGGATTCGATATCTACAAGGACGACCCGCAGGCCAAGGTGGCGGTCAGCAGCGAAGGTTTCGCCCGACTCGGCCAGGCCATGGATGCACTCGGCCTGCCGGTCTGCGTGATCCAGGAAGGCGGCTACGATATCGACAGCCTTGAAACCAACGCCACGCAGTTTTTCACCGGCCTGCTCGGAGCCTGA
- a CDS encoding NAD-dependent succinate-semialdehyde dehydrogenase, producing MIESYLLKNISGYIDGQWVDADSGRTVEVLNPANGKTLAEIPYMAADETARAIAAAKAALPSMPDVATRREWLEDTRDALIAEKEEIGRILCLEHGKPWKEAQGEVEYAASFFDYFAKSMEDGLAPEELADKVKDCTWTVYKRAIGVAGLITPWNFPIGMIAKKIAPAIAAGCPVVIKPATETPLTMIAMFQIMHDRLDLPKGVINLVMGSSKEIGGELMSSPDVPMISFTGSTGVGQLLIEQSRQHVKKLGLELGGNAPFIVLDDADLDSAADNLIANKFRGCGQTCVCANRIFVHSNVYKEFTDKVVEKVKALKVGDGMDEDVDIGPLVNAAGFDKVHDHVKDALSKGATLVAGKHPDELDSDKNLFYPPTVITDVTHDMLCCQEETFGPLIPMIAFDTDEQAVQQGNDTEFGLASYVFGKDAKRAHKIIAQLHFGHCGYNTATGPAAHAPFGGMLHSGIGREGGHDGLLEYVELQTVPDGS from the coding sequence ATGATCGAATCGTATCTACTCAAGAATATTTCCGGCTATATCGACGGCCAGTGGGTCGACGCGGACTCCGGACGGACGGTCGAGGTGCTCAACCCGGCCAACGGCAAGACCCTGGCCGAGATCCCCTACATGGCGGCCGACGAAACCGCACGCGCAATCGCTGCCGCCAAGGCGGCGCTGCCCTCGATGCCCGATGTCGCCACGCGTCGCGAATGGCTCGAAGACACCCGCGATGCGCTGATCGCCGAAAAGGAAGAGATCGGCCGGATTCTGTGCCTCGAGCATGGCAAGCCGTGGAAAGAAGCCCAGGGCGAAGTCGAGTATGCGGCGAGCTTCTTCGATTATTTCGCCAAGAGCATGGAAGACGGCCTGGCACCCGAGGAGCTGGCCGACAAGGTCAAGGACTGCACGTGGACCGTCTACAAACGCGCGATCGGCGTGGCCGGCCTGATCACCCCGTGGAATTTTCCGATCGGCATGATCGCCAAGAAGATTGCGCCGGCAATCGCCGCCGGCTGTCCGGTCGTGATCAAGCCCGCTACCGAAACGCCGCTGACCATGATCGCGATGTTCCAGATCATGCACGACCGGCTCGATCTGCCCAAGGGCGTGATCAACCTGGTAATGGGCAGCTCGAAGGAGATCGGCGGCGAACTGATGAGCTCGCCCGACGTACCCATGATCTCGTTCACCGGCTCCACCGGCGTCGGCCAGCTGCTGATCGAGCAGTCCCGGCAACACGTCAAGAAACTCGGCCTGGAACTGGGGGGCAACGCGCCCTTCATCGTGCTCGATGACGCCGACCTGGATTCGGCCGCCGATAACCTGATCGCCAACAAGTTCCGCGGTTGCGGCCAGACCTGTGTCTGTGCCAACCGGATCTTCGTGCACTCCAATGTGTACAAGGAATTCACCGACAAGGTCGTCGAGAAGGTGAAGGCGCTCAAGGTCGGCGACGGCATGGACGAGGACGTCGATATCGGCCCGCTGGTCAACGCCGCCGGCTTCGACAAGGTCCACGATCACGTCAAGGATGCGCTGTCCAAGGGCGCGACACTGGTGGCCGGCAAGCACCCGGACGAGCTGGATTCCGACAAGAACCTGTTCTATCCGCCGACCGTCATCACCGACGTCACCCACGACATGCTGTGCTGCCAGGAAGAGACCTTCGGCCCGCTGATTCCCATGATCGCGTTCGACACCGACGAACAGGCGGTCCAACAGGGCAACGACACCGAGTTCGGCCTGGCCTCCTATGTCTTCGGCAAGGATGCCAAGCGGGCGCACAAGATCATCGCCCAGCTGCACTTTGGCCATTGCGGGTACAACACGGCCACCGGCCCGGCAGCCCATGCGCCCTTCGGCGGCATGCTGCATTCGGGTATCGGCCGCGAAGGCGGCCACGACGGCCTGCTGGAGTACGTCGAACTGCAAACCGTGCCCGACGGCAGCTGA
- a CDS encoding D-2-hydroxyacid dehydrogenase → MSDYRTPRGPEPADPPVRITVLSDSAEGPESLARLHDIADLRIACDEASLRAALPGSRILLVTDFRTESLEAAWDAADSLEWVHAASAGVDQLMFDALVDSSIPVTNAQGIFDRSIAEYVLGAILVFAKDTRNNIRYQHAHRWVHRDTETIEGKRVLVVGAGSIGREIGALCRAAGMGVAGIARRERPADDVFDAVYAADTLDEHLARADYVVVAAPLTDATEGWFDAGRFEAMPEHARFINIGRGPIVVTDDLVTALETGQIAGAALDVFESEPLPGDHPLWDMDNVLMSAHMAGDFIGWRDALIDQFLDNLRRWQSGEPLFNEVSKRHGYAPGGQ, encoded by the coding sequence ATGAGCGATTACCGCACGCCCCGCGGCCCCGAGCCCGCCGACCCGCCCGTTCGCATCACCGTGCTCAGCGACAGTGCCGAAGGGCCCGAAAGCCTGGCCCGGCTGCACGACATCGCCGATCTGCGCATCGCCTGCGACGAGGCCAGTCTGCGCGCGGCCCTGCCGGGCAGCCGTATCCTGTTGGTGACCGATTTCCGCACCGAGTCGCTGGAGGCCGCCTGGGATGCCGCCGATTCGCTCGAGTGGGTGCACGCGGCCAGCGCAGGCGTCGACCAGTTGATGTTCGACGCGCTGGTCGACTCCAGTATTCCGGTGACCAACGCCCAGGGCATCTTCGATCGTTCGATCGCCGAATACGTACTGGGCGCGATCCTCGTATTCGCCAAGGACACACGCAACAACATTCGCTATCAGCACGCCCACCGCTGGGTTCATCGCGATACCGAGACCATCGAAGGCAAACGGGTGCTGGTGGTCGGCGCCGGTTCGATCGGCCGCGAGATCGGCGCGCTGTGTCGTGCTGCCGGCATGGGCGTCGCCGGTATCGCGCGGCGCGAACGTCCTGCAGATGACGTCTTCGACGCGGTATACGCGGCCGACACGCTCGACGAACATCTGGCCCGTGCCGACTACGTGGTGGTCGCTGCGCCGTTGACCGACGCCACCGAAGGCTGGTTCGACGCGGGTCGGTTCGAGGCCATGCCCGAGCATGCGCGTTTCATCAATATCGGCCGCGGGCCGATCGTGGTCACAGACGACCTGGTCACCGCGTTAGAGACGGGCCAGATCGCCGGCGCGGCTCTCGACGTGTTCGAGAGCGAACCGTTGCCCGGCGACCATCCGCTCTGGGACATGGACAACGTACTGATGTCGGCACACATGGCCGGCGACTTCATCGGCTGGCGAGACGCGCTGATCGACCAGTTTCTGGACAACCTGCGCCGCTGGCAGTCCGGCGAGCCGCTGTTCAACGAAGTCAGCAAGCGTCATGGCTACGCACCGGGCGGGCAATGA